A stretch of DNA from Microvirgula aerodenitrificans DSM 15089:
CCTGACGCTGAATGCCGACATGAGCTACCAGCTGAGCGAAACCTATCTCGGCAAGGGCAAGCCGTTCGTGTCGACCGGCAAGTGGAATGTGGTCGATGGCACGCGCAAGATCGAGATCGACTACGACAAGCCGGGTCAGGGCCGCTATTTCCAGCTGGCCGGCAAGCACTTGCAGATGCTGGACAGTGACGGCAATCCGGTCGACAGCAAGCTGAATTACACGTTGACGCGACAGTAAGCACTGGCGCGTCCCGCCGCCTGCGTGCCGCTGGCGGCGGTTTTCCGCGTCGCCACGGCACGGGCCTTTCCCCCGGGTTCCGCCATGAACAAAGCCTTTACCCAGGAAGATGACAACGAACAGGACGACGACCTGCCGGTCGAGCGTCAGTTGCCGCGTTCGGGCAAGAATTACATGACGCCAGGTGGCTGGCAGCGCATGAAGGACGAGCTGTACCACCTGGTACATCGGGAACGGCCGGAAGTCACCCAGATCGTCAACTGGGCGGCCGGCAATGGCGACCGTTCGGAGAATGGCGACTACCTGTATGGCAAGCGCCGGCTGCGGGAAATCGACCGTCGCATCCGTTTTCTGACCAAACGGCTGGAAGTGGCCGAGGTGGTCGATCCGGAACGGCGCGAGCCGACCGACCAGATTTTCTTCGGCGCGACCGTCGTCATGCTGCGCGGCAACGGGCAGGAACAGACGGTCAGCATTGTCGGCGTCGACGAGATCGACGTGGCACGCGGCCATATCAGCTGGGTGTCACCGATTGCCCGGGCCCTGATCCAGGCACGCGAGGGAGACGAAATCCTGTTTCGCGGCCCTGACGGCGATGAGCAGATCGAGATCCTGGAAGTGCGCTACCAGCGCGTGGACCCCTGAGTTCATTGCGCGTAACCATCGTGCAGCGTCGCGTTCCGAAATGTAGTACCGGGGTTTTGGGTCAATTTTTGTGACATAATTGCGCCCAGTGATGACCGTTGGACGGTCCGCGGACCGGTTCCGCTCCGCCCTGTCCAGATTGCCCCGTGCCTGCCCGTATCCGCTGTGTGCCCTGTCTCGCCCGTCGACGCGTTCCGCGACGGCGGGCTTTCGTGCGCCCGGACCCTGCCGGTCAGGGGCAACTGGCGGTTGTCCAATGACAACCTCAGAGGAAATCGAAAAATGAACTCCAAGTTGCTGCGCATCCACGGCAAGGTCCAGGGGGTGTACTACCGGGACAATGCGGTGGCCCAGGCGGGCGAGCTCGGTGTCACGGGCTGGGTGCGCAATCGGCATGACGGCACGGTCGAAGCGCTGGTTTGCGGCGCGACCGAAGCGGTCGAGGCATTCATCAACTGGGCGCACAGCGGTCCCGCCGACGCCCGGGTCGACAAGATCGAACTGACCGACGGCAGCCAGCACGGCATGCCGCTGGCGTTCGAGCGCTGGCCGACGCGCTGACACGCATTCTTCAGGTATTGCATCCGGTTTGATCTCCTTTTATGACGTACGCTTGTGTTGCATCGCTGATGAATATGGATTGGGCGCTTAAGCTTGGCTTGAGAATTCAACAGGGATGCCGAATATTGTGACCGTCCAGGGGATCAGCTGGAATGGCAGTGATGTCACGGTGCCGCACCGGGTGAGAACATGGTGCACGAGCGGATGCGCCCAGGTCATTGATAAATCTGCCGTATCGAGTGCTGGCACCACCCGGCGAAATACGGTACGGGAGTCATCGTGAAACAGCAAACCGGCGGCATGACTCCGCCGGTTTGTGTTTTTCCGCAGCAGATCAGGCCGCCGCCATCCCCATGGCCGCCGCAATGCCGAGTCCCGCGAACAGACAGGCCGAGACGATGTGCACGGCGCGGGTCGGCAGGACATTGGCTGCCTTGTGGCCGATCCAGACCGCCGGCGCATTGGCCAGCATCATGCCGACCGTGGTGCCGGCGACGACGGCGAACAGCGCGTCGTACTTGGCGGCCAGCATCACCGTCGCGATCTGGGTCTTGTCACCCATTTCGGCCATGAAGAAGGCGATCACGGTCGCGGTAAACACGCCGGCGCCATCACGGATGCGGATTTCGTCCTCGTCGATCTTGTCGGGAATCAGCATCCAGACGGCCATGCCGACAAACGACGCGACCAGTACCCAGCGCAGGACGTCCGGGGAAACCAGCGTGACCAGCCACGCGCCCAGACTGCCGGCGATGGCGTGATTGACAATGGTGGCGACAAAGATGCCGGCGACGATAGGCAGCGGTTTGCGGAAACGGGCGGCGAGCAGCAAGGCCAGCAACTGGGTCTTGTCACCGATTTCGGCCAGCGCGACGACGCCAGTGGAGATGAAGAATGCGGACATGTGGAGTTCCCGAGGCTCGATACGACACCATGATCGCGCG
This window harbors:
- a CDS encoding TMEM165/GDT1 family protein, giving the protein MSAFFISTGVVALAEIGDKTQLLALLLAARFRKPLPIVAGIFVATIVNHAIAGSLGAWLVTLVSPDVLRWVLVASFVGMAVWMLIPDKIDEDEIRIRDGAGVFTATVIAFFMAEMGDKTQIATVMLAAKYDALFAVVAGTTVGMMLANAPAVWIGHKAANVLPTRAVHIVSACLFAGLGIAAAMGMAAA
- a CDS encoding acylphosphatase; the protein is MNSKLLRIHGKVQGVYYRDNAVAQAGELGVTGWVRNRHDGTVEALVCGATEAVEAFINWAHSGPADARVDKIELTDGSQHGMPLAFERWPTR
- a CDS encoding copper resistance protein NlpE, which produces MNRSRWIVAVMASLLSGLLVACGGSPAQAEPAADTAALPAQIADTVDVDVLKQAMVGRFRGELPCADCSGIDTDLTLNADMSYQLSETYLGKGKPFVSTGKWNVVDGTRKIEIDYDKPGQGRYFQLAGKHLQMLDSDGNPVDSKLNYTLTRQ
- the greB gene encoding transcription elongation factor GreB, translating into MNKAFTQEDDNEQDDDLPVERQLPRSGKNYMTPGGWQRMKDELYHLVHRERPEVTQIVNWAAGNGDRSENGDYLYGKRRLREIDRRIRFLTKRLEVAEVVDPERREPTDQIFFGATVVMLRGNGQEQTVSIVGVDEIDVARGHISWVSPIARALIQAREGDEILFRGPDGDEQIEILEVRYQRVDP